The sequence GCGGGACCGCGCGGTGCTCGAGGTGCTCTACGCGTCCGGCATCCGGGTCAGTGAGCTGGTCGGCCTCGACGTTGACGACGTCAGCCTCGAGCGGCGGGTGCTGAGGGTCCTCGGCAAGGGGCGCAAGGAGCGCACGGTGCCGATCGGCCTGCCTGCGGCCCGTGCCGTGACCGAGTGGCTGGGCCATGGCCGGCCCGCTCTGGTGACCGCGACGAGCGGCCCAGCGCTGTTCCTCGGGGCGCGCGGCCACCGGCTGGGGGTCCGCGCGGTCCGCGAGCTGGTGCACCAGCGACTACGGTCGGTGCCGGACGCGCCCGATGTGGGTCCGCACGGGCTGCGGCACTCGGCGGCCACGCACCTGCTCGAGGGGGGCGCGGACCTCCGCTCCGTCCAGGAGCTGCTCGGCCACGCTACGCTCGCAACCACGCAGATCTACACCCATGTGTCAGTCGAAAGGTTGAGGACCACGTATGAGCGGGCGCACCCCCGAGCCTGACGGCGGGGCCGTCACGGCCGAGGACGACCTCGCCGTGGTTGGTGCCGACCTGGACGACGACGCCGACGACATCGACGTCGCGCCCGTCGACCCGGCGGCCGCCGCGGCAGCTGACGCAGCCGCCGACAAGGCCGATGCCGAGGCCGCGCTGCAGCAGCTGTGGCGTGACTTCAAGGC comes from Actinomycetes bacterium and encodes:
- a CDS encoding tyrosine recombinase XerC, with product MTRDVRAGGAATPAHGALDLPPGPAEALEGFRAHLSAERDLSAHTVRAYVGDVTSLLTFAASRGVVGLAGLDLPLLRSWLAAQSAGGAARSTLARRAAAAHTFTSWAVRRGLLVEDPARLLAAPRPHRTLPAVLHQEHARQLLEVAAVAADDGDPGHLRDRAVLEVLYASGIRVSELVGLDVDDVSLERRVLRVLGKGRKERTVPIGLPAARAVTEWLGHGRPALVTATSGPALFLGARGHRLGVRAVRELVHQRLRSVPDAPDVGPHGLRHSAATHLLEGGADLRSVQELLGHATLATTQIYTHVSVERLRTTYERAHPRA